A single Acidaminococcus sp. DNA region contains:
- a CDS encoding heavy metal translocating P-type ATPase, which produces MKFQMLHEVQDRIHIRCLSSKGSFLRHFDARQGAVIMESLEQIGGVRKVKLYSAAGEIAVSFDPAPSLSVRTALVDALAHLDPNDRALQKEYRHQADALILNRTYRSRLISLVSRHFACKWFLPWPIRMVRAWYHTIGFIRSGVKSLMAGKLDVPVLDATAITAAMLQRDLGTAGSIMLLLGIGDLLEEWTLKKSVYDLASHMSINVDTVWKVLADGTEMAVPITSISRNDCINVKMGSTIPLDGIVTAGEALVNQASMTGESLPIRKNSGSPVFAGTVVEEGEVEIRVTGEAGATRFDRIVKMIEESEAFKSNLETRANNLADRLVPWCLGGTILTYLLTRNVTRAMAVLMVDFSCALKLSMPLAVLSAMRECSMYKITVKGGKFLEAVAEADTIVFDKTGTLTIAKPKVADIICFGGYDRTTVLRYAACLEEHFPHSVANAIVRQAAEEGITHDELHSKVEYIVAHGIASRVDDKRIVIGSYHFIFDDEHCRVPEGEEERFESRPRYYSHVFMALNGVLMAIICIEDPLRPEARDVMQGLRQAGFRNLVMMTGDSRRTAETVAGMLGLDRFYAEVLPEEKARFVKEAKAEGHRVVMVGDGINDSPALSESDAGIAIAEGADIAREIADITISERDLHQLIVLKQISNLLMKRVNFNYDFVVSFNTALIALGVFGILPPAATALLHNGSTIAISLHSMTNLKKMA; this is translated from the coding sequence GTGAAATTTCAGATGTTACACGAAGTCCAAGACCGAATTCATATTCGGTGCTTGTCGAGTAAGGGTTCCTTCCTTCGGCACTTTGACGCACGGCAGGGTGCTGTCATCATGGAGAGCCTGGAACAGATCGGAGGGGTTCGTAAGGTCAAGCTGTATAGTGCGGCCGGAGAAATAGCCGTTTCTTTTGATCCTGCTCCATCTCTTTCGGTTCGGACGGCTCTCGTTGATGCACTGGCTCATCTTGATCCCAATGACCGGGCTTTACAAAAAGAGTACAGACATCAGGCGGATGCTCTGATTTTGAATCGGACCTACCGCAGCCGTCTCATTTCTCTCGTTTCCCGGCATTTTGCCTGCAAGTGGTTTCTGCCCTGGCCCATTCGGATGGTTCGTGCGTGGTACCACACTATCGGATTCATTCGCAGCGGAGTTAAAAGTCTCATGGCGGGAAAACTGGATGTCCCTGTCCTCGATGCGACGGCTATTACGGCGGCTATGCTCCAACGTGATCTGGGTACTGCCGGATCCATTATGCTGCTCCTTGGGATTGGTGATCTCCTGGAAGAATGGACACTCAAAAAGTCAGTTTACGATTTGGCTTCCCACATGTCCATCAATGTCGATACGGTTTGGAAAGTTCTTGCTGACGGTACAGAAATGGCAGTGCCCATTACCAGCATCAGCCGCAATGACTGTATCAATGTGAAAATGGGCAGTACGATTCCCTTGGATGGAATCGTGACAGCAGGGGAGGCCTTGGTGAATCAGGCTTCTATGACAGGAGAGTCCCTGCCGATACGGAAGAATTCCGGCAGTCCTGTTTTTGCAGGAACGGTTGTGGAAGAGGGCGAAGTCGAAATCCGTGTGACGGGAGAAGCGGGAGCGACTCGCTTCGACCGGATTGTCAAGATGATCGAGGAATCAGAGGCCTTTAAGTCAAATCTTGAGACGCGGGCCAATAACCTGGCTGACCGCCTTGTGCCATGGTGCCTCGGCGGAACGATCCTTACCTACCTGCTCACAAGAAATGTGACGCGGGCTATGGCAGTTCTTATGGTTGACTTTTCCTGTGCCTTGAAACTTTCCATGCCTCTCGCTGTTCTTTCAGCGATGCGGGAGTGCAGCATGTACAAGATAACGGTCAAGGGCGGCAAATTTCTCGAAGCCGTGGCAGAAGCTGATACGATTGTTTTCGACAAGACCGGTACGCTGACCATCGCCAAGCCTAAAGTAGCTGATATCATCTGTTTTGGCGGATACGACAGGACGACGGTATTGCGCTATGCGGCCTGTCTGGAAGAACATTTTCCTCATTCTGTCGCTAACGCTATAGTCCGTCAGGCCGCTGAGGAAGGAATTACCCACGATGAACTGCACAGTAAAGTGGAGTATATCGTAGCTCACGGAATTGCTTCGCGGGTCGATGATAAACGAATCGTTATTGGCTCTTATCATTTCATCTTTGATGACGAGCACTGCCGCGTTCCCGAAGGGGAGGAAGAACGGTTTGAAAGTCGTCCCCGCTATTATTCCCATGTGTTTATGGCGCTTAATGGTGTCTTGATGGCCATTATCTGTATCGAAGATCCGCTTCGCCCGGAAGCCCGCGACGTGATGCAGGGTCTGCGCCAGGCAGGGTTCCGGAACCTCGTCATGATGACCGGTGACAGCCGCCGGACAGCAGAAACCGTGGCCGGGATGTTGGGGCTCGACCGCTTTTATGCGGAAGTTCTTCCAGAGGAAAAGGCCCGCTTCGTCAAAGAAGCTAAGGCGGAAGGACATCGGGTCGTCATGGTAGGAGACGGCATCAATGATTCACCGGCTCTGTCGGAATCCGATGCCGGGATCGCTATCGCGGAAGGGGCCGATATTGCCCGTGAAATTGCAGATATCACCATCTCTGAACGGGACCTTCATCAGCTCATCGTCCTTAAACAGATCAGTAATCTGCTCATGAAGCGGGTTAACTTTAACTATGATTTTGTCGTCTCTTTCAATACGGCTCTTATTGCTTTGGGCGTGTTTGGCATCCTGCCGCCGGCGGCAACGGCGCTTCTGCATAACGGATCAACCATTGCCATTAGTCTCCATAGCATGACGAATCTTAAGAAAATGGCATAA
- a CDS encoding folate family ECF transporter S component: protein MKTKGQNRMRPVQWITMIGFCVAMEIILARFLSLRTWNLKIGLSFLPVAAAALIGGPLAGGLTGALGDLIGATLFPVGPYFPGFTLSSFLDGALYGICLKRGVTRKNILIAVLLTQIGISLLLNTFWLTVLFHTSFQILLWPRLFQCGVGIVVKTIVLWIVLPQMEKHLKNQWATRQ from the coding sequence ATGAAGACTAAGGGACAAAACCGGATGCGCCCTGTTCAATGGATTACCATGATTGGGTTTTGCGTAGCCATGGAAATCATCCTGGCCCGATTTTTGTCCCTTCGTACGTGGAATCTCAAGATTGGGCTGAGCTTTCTGCCCGTCGCGGCCGCTGCCCTCATAGGAGGGCCTCTGGCCGGCGGGCTGACGGGTGCTTTAGGGGATCTTATCGGGGCGACGCTTTTCCCCGTAGGACCCTATTTTCCGGGATTCACTCTTTCTTCGTTCCTTGACGGTGCCCTTTACGGAATTTGTCTGAAACGCGGAGTTACCCGCAAAAATATTCTCATCGCTGTTCTTCTCACCCAAATTGGAATCAGCCTGCTGCTCAACACGTTCTGGCTTACCGTGCTTTTCCATACGTCATTCCAGATTCTTTTATGGCCGCGTCTATTTCAGTGCGGCGTCGGAATTGTCGTCAAGACGATTGTACTGTGGATTGTACTGCCGCAGATGGAAAAACACCTGAAAAACCAGTGGGCAACGCGGCAGTGA
- a CDS encoding arginase family protein, with translation MDNFSLQKPLNMAPTGIATFAKSDLATDIYHLNADIAVLGAPFDLAIQGRTGCRLGPRGIRLGSTRFSYRKGGTYDSERRKFYMDAAKWHVVDCGDVDYIPGDLMSTMNNLREAVRIIQKQHALPVVLGGDCAVDFPVLQGLEGIGQFDIVHIDSHLDWTKPLDGQKFFNGSPMRNAATLPYVGRTLHLGIRGIGSSGPDDFAEAEQHGDGIYSVREIRRRGIDAILKEFKLAPQVVVCFDIDAMDAVYAPATGSPMFGGFNYDEAVDILEAVGSSTELKGVVMTEVAPPFDDVGGTTGYLAARLISDLLGFATKAREEKGEK, from the coding sequence ATGGATAACTTCAGCTTACAAAAACCGTTGAATATGGCCCCTACGGGCATTGCTACTTTTGCCAAGAGCGATCTTGCCACCGATATCTACCATCTCAATGCAGATATTGCCGTGCTCGGTGCTCCGTTTGATCTCGCCATCCAGGGCAGAACAGGCTGCCGCCTCGGTCCCCGTGGTATCCGTCTCGGTTCCACGAGATTTTCCTATCGCAAAGGCGGTACCTATGATTCGGAACGCCGGAAATTTTATATGGACGCCGCCAAGTGGCACGTGGTAGACTGTGGAGATGTAGATTATATTCCCGGTGACCTTATGAGCACGATGAACAACCTGCGCGAAGCCGTCCGGATTATCCAGAAGCAGCATGCGCTGCCGGTTGTGCTTGGCGGTGACTGCGCCGTAGACTTTCCTGTACTGCAGGGCCTCGAGGGAATCGGGCAGTTTGATATTGTACATATCGACTCCCATCTTGACTGGACCAAGCCGCTGGATGGACAAAAGTTCTTCAACGGCTCTCCCATGCGCAACGCAGCTACACTGCCTTACGTAGGACGGACGCTGCATCTTGGTATCCGCGGCATCGGCAGCAGCGGTCCGGATGATTTTGCGGAAGCCGAACAACACGGCGACGGCATCTATTCCGTTCGCGAAATCCGCCGCAGGGGCATTGATGCCATCCTGAAAGAATTCAAGCTGGCACCGCAGGTTGTAGTCTGCTTTGATATTGATGCTATGGACGCCGTCTATGCGCCGGCCACGGGTTCCCCTATGTTCGGTGGTTTCAACTACGACGAAGCCGTGGATATTCTGGAAGCTGTCGGCAGCAGCACCGAACTGAAAGGTGTCGTTATGACCGAAGTGGCACCGCCTTTTGATGACGTAGGCGGCACGACAGGCTATCTTGCAGCCCGTCTCATTTCTGACCTGCTGGGCTTTGCCACCAAGGCCAGGGAAGAAAAAGGAGAAAAATAA
- a CDS encoding IclR family transcriptional regulator — MNETDIAKTQTPSVPLNHSVLHAARLLELYAAQRKESLSLTEISKALKLHKTTVYRLLRTLQYAGWIEQSEKSGRYRLGTGILLVASAVSVHNTVRDLLTEEINHLADRFNETVVVSTLLGHTGICTEMAQSRHSLSITRQKGYVVPLHVGSSGKMLLAIQPEPLRTQLIAEIYENRTQQRLLRNQILAMLQAGFAVSEGEVDEGVAAVAVPLILDEKRYVISFSGPVQRLKDIGYEVLRDGLLEAAERLKKKASLLR, encoded by the coding sequence ATGAACGAAACAGATATTGCAAAAACTCAAACTCCATCCGTGCCGCTGAACCATTCTGTGCTGCACGCGGCCAGACTGCTTGAACTCTACGCGGCACAGCGCAAGGAATCCCTGTCACTTACTGAAATCAGCAAGGCTCTGAAGCTGCACAAGACTACCGTGTACCGGCTGCTGCGTACGCTGCAGTACGCCGGCTGGATTGAGCAAAGTGAAAAAAGCGGCCGTTATCGTTTGGGTACGGGTATTTTGCTGGTAGCCTCCGCGGTTTCTGTTCATAATACGGTGCGGGATCTTTTGACGGAGGAAATCAATCACCTGGCTGATCGATTCAATGAAACCGTCGTCGTTTCAACGCTTCTCGGGCATACGGGTATCTGCACAGAAATGGCCCAGTCCCGTCACAGTCTTTCTATTACCAGACAAAAAGGATATGTGGTACCGCTTCATGTCGGTTCTTCAGGGAAAATGCTGCTGGCCATCCAGCCTGAACCTCTGCGCACACAGCTTATTGCGGAAATCTACGAGAATCGGACACAGCAGCGGCTTTTACGGAACCAAATCCTTGCCATGCTGCAGGCCGGCTTTGCCGTATCTGAAGGGGAAGTGGATGAAGGCGTGGCTGCCGTGGCAGTCCCTTTGATCCTGGACGAAAAACGCTATGTCATCAGCTTTTCCGGCCCCGTGCAGCGGCTCAAGGACATCGGTTATGAAGTCCTTCGCGACGGACTTCTCGAAGCTGCTGAACGGCTGAAGAAAAAGGCAAGTCTGCTGAGATAG
- a CDS encoding AzlD domain-containing protein, translating into MIEALKDFRLTASFSNSYVILCILAMALTTFLPRYLPMALLKKRTLPHWFEAWLHFVPPAIFGALVFPDIFLKNNELYLSLENIPLLTTLIIAPIVVKTKSLGAAVVCGGVVFGILQYLL; encoded by the coding sequence ATGATTGAAGCTTTAAAAGATTTCCGCCTGACTGCCAGCTTCAGCAACTCTTATGTCATTCTGTGCATTCTTGCCATGGCGCTGACGACATTCCTGCCGCGTTACCTCCCCATGGCACTGCTCAAAAAAAGGACGCTGCCGCACTGGTTCGAGGCATGGCTGCACTTTGTACCCCCAGCTATTTTCGGAGCCCTTGTCTTTCCGGATATCTTCTTGAAAAATAACGAATTATACCTGTCCCTGGAAAATATTCCGCTCCTTACCACGCTCATCATTGCGCCCATCGTCGTCAAGACAAAATCCCTGGGAGCCGCGGTTGTCTGCGGCGGCGTTGTATTTGGAATTTTGCAGTATCTCCTGTAA
- a CDS encoding AzlC family ABC transporter permease → MITITPRVLKKITPVVIGYIALGMACGMLGEKAGLTPGIMFVMSVLVYGGSSQFIGIAMMMQGASFISIGLTVFVVSLRNALFTSSLAPYVRKCTDTFTTLFSYGLTDECFAVNLASYEEKIDWQPGEAMAVNLLCMSTWAVSNAVGCFLSSFIHLNLALVSYILTAMFLGIWSNYMGSRSLVVTGIGAGLLSVFLATVVPYKLHIVLASLLVSGLMTFLSLRGGRHHD, encoded by the coding sequence ATGATCACAATTACACCACGCGTGCTCAAAAAGATCACTCCCGTCGTTATCGGCTACATTGCACTGGGAATGGCCTGCGGCATGCTGGGAGAAAAAGCGGGGCTGACGCCGGGCATCATGTTTGTCATGAGCGTCCTCGTTTATGGAGGCAGCTCTCAATTCATCGGAATTGCGATGATGATGCAGGGTGCCTCTTTCATCTCCATCGGTCTTACTGTCTTTGTCGTCAGCTTGAGAAATGCCCTGTTTACTTCGTCTCTTGCACCATACGTACGGAAATGCACCGATACCTTCACAACGCTTTTTTCCTATGGGCTTACCGATGAATGTTTTGCAGTCAATCTTGCCTCTTACGAAGAAAAGATTGATTGGCAGCCCGGGGAAGCCATGGCCGTCAATCTGCTCTGTATGTCCACCTGGGCCGTCAGCAACGCGGTTGGCTGTTTCCTTTCTTCCTTCATACATCTGAACCTGGCACTTGTTTCTTATATTCTCACTGCCATGTTCCTGGGTATCTGGTCCAACTATATGGGCAGCCGCAGCCTCGTTGTGACGGGAATAGGTGCCGGCCTGCTTTCCGTTTTTCTGGCCACAGTAGTTCCCTACAAACTGCACATTGTGCTGGCCTCACTGCTTGTGTCCGGGCTCATGACTTTCTTATCGTTGCGGGGAGGTCGTCACCATGATTGA
- a CDS encoding DUF1015 family protein, which translates to MATIKPFAALRPIPELVSKIAELPYDVMSTSEAREMLKANPLSFIQVTRAEADLPESIKEDDARVYAKAAENLQAYIDNGQMKQDPTPCYYIYRQQMGAYIQIGLVAAASLKDYETGIIKKHELTRANKEKDRVNHILATKAQTGPVFLAYRSKGVLNALLLDYMGNHTPVYNFTGDDGVRHTLYVISEPLTIQKVTELFRQIPALYIADGHHRCEAAYKVAKKLGARPHQTGEEAYNYVLSVIFPAHMLHILPYNRVVRDLNGLTDETLLAKLSEKFTISQAERPVQPAKVHEFGMYVGGRWYVLTAKEKIVHDDPIEGLDVSILQNEVLKPVLGIKDPRKDSRIEFVGGIKGIQALQDAVDCGDYAVAFALYPTSMDQLIAVADSGRTMPPKSTWFEPKLRDALTIHLIGDEQNGKSL; encoded by the coding sequence ATGGCAACGATTAAACCTTTTGCAGCACTGAGACCTATTCCCGAACTCGTCAGCAAAATTGCTGAACTTCCTTATGATGTGATGAGCACGTCCGAAGCACGTGAGATGTTAAAGGCTAATCCGCTGAGCTTTATCCAGGTGACGCGCGCAGAGGCGGACCTTCCCGAATCAATCAAGGAGGATGATGCCCGCGTTTATGCAAAAGCCGCGGAAAATCTCCAGGCTTATATTGACAACGGACAAATGAAGCAGGATCCGACGCCCTGCTACTATATTTATCGTCAGCAGATGGGGGCCTATATCCAGATCGGTCTTGTCGCCGCTGCTTCTCTTAAGGATTATGAAACAGGAATCATCAAAAAGCACGAGCTGACCCGGGCCAACAAGGAAAAGGACCGCGTGAACCACATTCTCGCGACAAAAGCCCAGACCGGCCCTGTCTTCCTGGCCTATCGGAGCAAGGGTGTATTGAACGCGCTGCTCCTTGATTATATGGGCAATCATACACCGGTTTATAATTTTACCGGCGATGACGGCGTTCGTCATACGCTGTACGTCATCTCCGAACCGCTCACAATCCAGAAAGTGACGGAGCTGTTCCGGCAGATTCCGGCACTTTATATCGCCGACGGTCACCATCGCTGTGAAGCAGCCTATAAAGTCGCTAAAAAGCTCGGCGCTCGTCCGCATCAGACCGGGGAGGAAGCTTATAACTACGTGCTTTCCGTGATTTTCCCGGCACATATGCTGCATATCCTGCCCTATAACCGTGTCGTACGGGATTTAAACGGTCTTACGGATGAAACGCTGCTGGCCAAACTGAGCGAAAAGTTTACCATTTCCCAGGCTGAAAGGCCTGTGCAGCCGGCAAAAGTCCATGAATTCGGCATGTATGTCGGCGGCCGTTGGTATGTACTGACAGCCAAGGAAAAAATTGTGCACGATGACCCGATTGAGGGCCTTGACGTCAGCATTTTGCAAAACGAAGTGCTGAAGCCGGTTTTGGGCATCAAGGACCCGCGTAAGGATTCACGTATTGAGTTTGTGGGCGGCATCAAAGGAATCCAGGCACTTCAGGATGCTGTGGACTGCGGCGATTATGCCGTTGCATTTGCATTGTATCCGACAAGCATGGATCAGCTGATTGCCGTAGCTGATTCCGGCAGGACCATGCCCCCGAAATCGACCTGGTTTGAACCGAAACTGCGGGATGCACTGACGATTCACTTGATTGGAGATGAACAAAATGGCAAGAGTTTATAA
- the serC gene encoding 3-phosphoserine/phosphohydroxythreonine transaminase — translation MARVYNFGAGPSMLPLPVLKQAQQELLDYHGSGMSVMEISHRSALYEEINTKAQENIKTLLGIDDNWAVLFLGGGGSLQFSMLAMNFLTPGKVGAYADTGNFAHKAMVEAAKEGEVAIAYSSKETGYDRVPKPNEIQMPPQAAYLYITSNNTVYGTEYREYPDTGWVPLIADCSSDLLAKPLPMEKFSLIYGGAQKNIGPAGVTVVIAKKSFLRGRDANLPSMLNYENIMDHDSMYNTPPCFNVYIVELVTEWLLSRGGLESLQIANERKARIVYNVIDTYPEFYRGRAQKDSRSMMNATFTLPSKELEAQFLAEAGEAGMVGLKGHRVVGGIRASMYNAMPQEGCERLAAFMEDFYHKNA, via the coding sequence ATGGCAAGAGTTTATAATTTTGGCGCCGGCCCTTCCATGCTGCCGCTGCCTGTTCTGAAGCAGGCCCAGCAGGAGCTCCTCGATTACCATGGAAGTGGTATGTCCGTCATGGAAATCAGCCATCGATCTGCTCTTTATGAAGAAATCAATACGAAGGCACAGGAAAATATCAAGACGCTGCTCGGGATTGACGACAATTGGGCCGTCCTCTTTCTGGGAGGCGGCGGGTCCCTGCAGTTTTCCATGCTGGCCATGAACTTTTTGACGCCCGGTAAGGTCGGCGCGTACGCTGATACAGGGAACTTTGCCCATAAAGCAATGGTGGAAGCCGCCAAGGAAGGCGAGGTTGCCATTGCCTATTCCAGCAAGGAAACCGGATATGATCGGGTGCCGAAACCAAATGAGATTCAGATGCCGCCTCAGGCAGCTTACTTGTACATTACGTCCAACAATACGGTCTACGGGACGGAATATCGTGAATATCCCGATACGGGGTGGGTGCCGCTCATTGCTGACTGCTCCTCGGATCTTCTGGCAAAACCGCTTCCGATGGAGAAGTTTTCTCTGATTTACGGCGGAGCCCAGAAAAATATCGGTCCGGCCGGTGTTACTGTCGTGATTGCAAAAAAGAGCTTTCTCCGCGGACGGGATGCTAATCTGCCTTCCATGCTGAATTATGAAAACATCATGGATCATGATTCGATGTACAATACGCCGCCGTGCTTCAACGTGTATATCGTGGAACTCGTCACGGAATGGCTGCTGAGCCGCGGTGGCCTGGAATCCCTGCAGATTGCCAATGAGCGGAAGGCTAGAATCGTCTATAACGTCATTGATACGTATCCGGAATTCTATCGCGGCAGGGCTCAGAAAGACAGCCGCAGTATGATGAATGCCACGTTCACGCTGCCGAGTAAGGAACTGGAAGCTCAGTTCCTTGCTGAAGCCGGTGAAGCCGGCATGGTCGGACTCAAAGGACACCGCGTTGTCGGAGGCATCCGGGCGTCCATGTATAACGCTATGCCGCAGGAAGGCTGCGAGCGCCTTGCTGCCTTTATGGAAGATTTTTATCACAAGAACGCATAA